In Arachis stenosperma cultivar V10309 chromosome 1, arast.V10309.gnm1.PFL2, whole genome shotgun sequence, one DNA window encodes the following:
- the LOC130966216 gene encoding uncharacterized protein LOC130966216, translated as MGDSVKQLLARPIQLADQVTKAADEASASFKNDCQELKSKAEKLAALLRQAARVSGDLYDRPTRRIVADTDIVLDKALSLVLKCRNNGLVKRVFTIIPTAAFRKMSSQLENSIGDVSWLLRVSAPADDRADEYLGLPPIAANEPILGLIWEYIATLHTSSVDERADAAAQLVSLARDNDRYGKLIIEEGGVGPLLKLVKEGKMEGQENAARAIGLLARDPESVEHMIHSGVCSVFAKILKEGPMKVQAVVAWAVSELAGNYPKCQDLFAQHNIIRLLVGHLAFETVQEHSKYAIVSNKPNSIHAVVMANNTNNVNGNGNGLKKINGNEDEDKSRVQHPLGDRSTNQMHRVVTSTMAMHAASKQQQQQQQQQPSQQQVNQGNDVNQNHGKQSHQQSYSYSGINMKGRELEDPETKAYMKAMAARALWHLAKENSAICRSITESRALLCFAVLLERGREDVQYNSAMAVMEITAVAEKDAELRRSAFKPNSPACKAVVDQVLKIIDKGDSDLLIPCVKAIGNLARTFRATETRIIGPLVRLLDEREAEISREASISLTKFAGKDNYLHVDHSKAIISAGGAKHLVQLVYLGEQIVQKSALVLLSYIALHVPDSEELAQAEVLGVLEWASKQPNVTQDEALEALLQESKSRLELYQSRGSRGFHKLHQ; from the coding sequence ATGGGAGACTCAGTGAAGCAGTTACTGGCAAGGCCGATCCAACTGGCAGACCAAGTAACCAAGGCGGCCGATGAGGCCAGCGCATCTTTCAAGAACGATTGTCAGGAGCTCAAATCCAAGGCGGAGAAGCTCGCCGCCCTCCTCCGCCAGGCCGCAAGAGTAAGCGGCGACCTCTACGACCGACCCACGCGCCGCATCGTCGCCGATACCGATATAGTTCTCGACAAGGCACTCTCGTTAGTCCTCAAGTGCCGTAACAACGGCCTCGTAAAGCGCGTCTTCACCATCATCCCCACCGCCGCGTTTCGCAAGATGTCGTCACAGCTTGAGAATTCCATCGGGGATGTGTCGTGGCTTCTCCGCGTCTCCGCCCCCGCCGACGACCGCGCGGACGAGTATCTCGGCCTTCCTCCAATCGCCGCCAACGAGCCAATACTCGGCCTAATCTGGGAATACATCGCGACGCTCCACACGAGCTCCGTGGATGAACGCGCCGATGCTGCGGCGCAGCTTGTTTCTTTGGCACGTGATAATGACCGTTACGGGAAGCTCATAATTGAAGAAGGTGGCGTTGGTCCGTTACTGAAGCTTGTGAAAGAAGGGAAGATGGAAGGTCAGGAAAACGCTGCAAGAGCGATTGGGTTGTTGGCGCGTGATCCCGAGAGCGTGGAGCATATGATCCATTCTGGTGTTTGTTCTGTTTTTGCTAAGATCCTTAAAGAAGGACCTATGAAGGTTCAAGCAGTGGtagcttgggctgtttctgagcTTGCAGGTAACTACCCTAAATGCCAAGATCTTTTTGCTCAGCATAATATCATAAGATTGTTAGTTGGTCATCTTGCTTTTGAGACTGTTCAGGAGCATAGTAAGTATGCTATTGTTAGTAATAAGCCAAATTCGATTCACGCTGTTGTGATGGCGAATAATACCAATAATGTTAATGGGAATGGGAATGGTTTGAAGAAGATTAATGGGAATGAAGATGAGGATAAGAGTAGAGTGCAGCATCCTTTGGGTGATCGTTCTACAAACCAGATGCATAGAGTGGTTACTAGTACTATGGCTATGCATGCTGCTTCCaagcagcagcagcaacagcAGCAACAGCAGCCGTCCCAGCAGCAAGTGAATCAAGGGAATGATGTGAATCAGAATCATGGGAAGCAGAGTCATCAGCAAAGCTATTCGTATTCAGGCATTAACATGAAGGGGAGGGAGCTTGAGGATCCTGAGACTAAGGCTTATATGAAGGCCATGGCTGCCAGAGCCTTATGGCACTTGGCCAAGGAAAACTCGGCTATTTGTCGTAGCATCACGGAATCAAGGGCGTTGCTTTGTTTTGCTGTTTTGCTCGAGAGAGGGCGCGAAGATGTGCAGTACAATTCTGCCATGGCCGTGATGGAGATAACGGCTGTGGCAGAGAAAGATGCAGAGTTAAGGAGGTCTGCCTTCAAGCCTAACTCCCCTGCTTGCAAGGCAGTTGTTGATCAAGTGCTCAAGATCATAGATAAAGGCGATTCAGACCTCCTCATTCCTTGTGTCAAGGCTATTGGGAATCTGGCAAGGACATTCAGGGCGACGGAGACAAGGATAATTGGTCCCTTGGTGCGGCTTCTGGACGAAAGGGAGGCCGAGATATCAAGAGAGGCATCAATTTCGCTCACAAAGTTCGCTGGCAAAGACAACTACCTCCATGTTGATCACTCTAAGGCAATTATAAGCGCTGGTGGCGCTAAACACTTGGTTCAGCTTGTGTATCTAGGAGAACAAATTGTTCAAAAATCAGCACTGGTATTGCTATCTTACATTGCACTGCACGTGCCGGATAGCGAAGAGCTAGCCCAAGCCGAGGTTCTTGGAGTGCTTGAATGGGCATCCAAACAACCTAATGTGACTCAAGATGAGGCGCTGGAAGCCTTGTTGCAAGAATCCAAGAGTAGGCTAGAGCTTTACCAGTCTAGAGGTTCTAGAGGGTTCCATAAACTACATCAATAG
- the LOC130946357 gene encoding ferredoxin--NADP reductase, leaf isozyme, chloroplastic-like — MAAAVTASVSFPSTKSASLSSRTSIVAPERVVFKKGSIFNFSGSLQWRDVSVSIRAQVTTTETETTQTPTKVEKEHKKQEEGVVVNKFKPKNPYIGRCLLNTKITGDDAPGETWHMVFSTEGEVPYREGQSIGVIPEGVDKNGKPHKLRLYSIASSALGDFGDSKTVSLCVKRLVYTNENGEIVKGVCSNFLCDLKPGAEVTITGPVGKEMLMPKDPNATIVMLATGTGIAPFRSFLWKMFFEKHDDYKFNGLAWLFLGVPTSSSLLYKEEFEKMKEKAPENFRLDFAVSREQTNEKGEKMYIQTRMAEYAEELWELLKKDNTFVYMCGLKGMEKGIDDIMVSLAARDGIDWIEYKRQLKKAEQWNVEVY, encoded by the exons ATGGCTGCCGCCGTTACGGCCTCAGTCTCCTTCCCATCTACCAAGTCTGCCTCTCTCTCGAGCCGCACCTCCATCGTCGCCCCGGAGAGAGTCGTATTCAAAAAGG GatcaatctttaatttttcaGGTTCATTGCAATGGAGAGATGTTTCGGTTTCAATAAGAGCTCAAGTTACAACCACGGAGACAGAGACGACTCAGACACCAACAAAGGTGGAGAAGGAGCACAAGAAGCAGGAAGAAGGTGTGGTTGTGAACAAGTTCAAGCCTAAGAACCCATACATTGGAAGGTGCTTGCTCAACACTAAGATCACTGGTGATGATGCTCCTGGTGAAACTTGGCACATGGTCTTCAGCACTGAG GGAGAGGTTCCATACAGAGAAGGGCAATCAATTGGGGTAATTCCAGAGGGAGTTGACAAGAATGGGAAGCCTCATAAACTCAGATTGTATTCCATTGCCAGCAGTGCCCTTGGTGACTTTGGAGACTCCAAAACT GTTTCACTATGTGTGAAGAGGCTTGTTTACACAAATGAAAATGGAGAGATTGTCAAAGGAGTTTGCTCAAATTTCTTGT GTGACTTGAAGCCTGGAGCTGAAGTAACAATTACAGGACCTGTTGGGAAAGAAATGCTTATGCCAAAAGATCCTAATGCCACCATCGTCATG TTGGCAACTGGAACTGGAATTGCCCCATTCCGCTCATTTTTATGGAAAATGTTCTTCGAAAAGCACGACGATTACAAG TTCAATGGTTTGGCATGGCTCTTCTTGGGTGTTCCCACAAGCAGCTCACTGCTTTACAAGGAG GAATTTGAGAAGATGAAGGAGAAAGCACCTGAGAACTTCAGGCTTGACTTTGCTGTGAGCAGAGAGCAAACAAATGAGAAAGGAGAGAAGATGTACATCCAAACCAGAATGGCTGAGTATGCAGAAGAGCTCTGGGAGTTGCTCAAGAAAGATAACACTTTTGTTTACATGTGTGGACTTAAAGGAATGGAGAAAGGAATTGATGACATTATGGTCTCTTTGGCTGCTAGAGATG GAATTGACTGGATTGAGTACAAGAGACAATTGAAGAAAGCAGAGCAATGGAATGTGGAAGTGTACTAA
- the LOC130967676 gene encoding cold shock domain-containing protein 3-like has product MAEERFTGVVMWFNNTKGFGFIKPDDGGEDLFVHQSSIRSDGYRTLHEGDRVQFSIATGDNHKTKAVDVTAPDGNPLHSRPKESGGSGFGAGWRRNGGAGGGGGGAAGSGGAGCYHCGEVGHLARDCNRSNNSGGAGGGSGGACFNCGGFGHLARDCLRGSGGGNGNGHGGGGGGGGGVGGVSCFRCGGFGHMARDCATARTGGGAGGGAGGGGCYRCGEVGHLARDCSNEGGRYGGGGGGGNGNGSRSTCFNCGKPGHFARECVEASG; this is encoded by the coding sequence ATGGCGGAAGAGAGGTTCACCGGCGTTGTTATGTGGTTCAACAACACCAAGGGCTTCGGCTTCATCAAGCCCGACGATGGCGGCGAAGATCTCTTCGTCCACCAGTCTTCCATCAGATCCGACGGTTACCGCACTCTCCATGAAGGCGATCGCGTCCAGTTCTCCATCGCCACCGGCGACAACCACAAGACCAAGGCCGTTGATGTAACTGCTCCCGATGGCAATCCCCTACACTCTCGTCCCAAGGAATCCGGCGGATCCGGATTTGGCGCCGGATGGAGGCGAAACGGCGGCGCcggtggaggtggaggtggtGCTGCGGGATCAGGTGGCGCCGGGTGCTACCACTGCGGCGAAGTCGGACACCTGGCTAGGGATTGCAACCGGAGCAACAATTCTGGTGGCGCTGGTGGCGGTAGTGGTGGTGCATGTTTTAATTGCGGCGGATTTGGGCATCTCGCTAGGGATTGCTTGCGAGGAAGCGGTGGCGGTAACGGTAATGGTCacggtggtggtggtggtggtggtggaggtgtCGGTGGTGTTTCGTGCTTTAGATGCGGTGGATTTGGTCACATGGCGAGGGACTGTGCTACCGCGAGAACTGGCGGCGGTGCAGGTGGCGGcgctggtggtggtggttgctATAGGTGCGGTGAGGTTGGTCACTTGGCTAGGGATTGCAGCAATGAAGGTGGAAGGTATGGTGGCGGAGGCGGCGGTGGCAATGGTAATGGTTCTAGAAGCACTTGCTTCAATTGTGGTAAGCCTGGGCATTTTGCAAGGGAGTGCGTTGAAGCCTCTggttga
- the LOC130937347 gene encoding thaumatin-like protein 1b, translating to MAVAILLFISLSHFVTGANSATFNIVNKCSYPVWPGLLSGAGTPQLSTTGFALQPGESNVVSIPAGWSGRVWGRTLCSTDSVGKFSCLTGDCGSSAVECGGAGAVPPATLAEFTLNGAGGLDFYDVSLVDGYNLPMMVVPHGGGNCTATGCVADLNGGCPSELKVKAGREEARNEGVACKSACEAFGDPKYCCSGDYATPQSCKPTSYSQFFKSACPRAYSYAYDDGTSTFTCASADYLITFCPKPPKSSMKVVNGKFPTAADISRGHKLKHESATYMTIAITAILVSIWWRFN from the exons ATGGCAGTTGCTATTCTACTTTTCATCTCACTCTCCCACTTCGTCACAG GTGCAAATTCAGCCACATTCAATATTGTAAACAAGTGCAGCTACCCAGTCTGGCCGGGACTTTTGTCCGGCGCCGGAACACCACAACTCTCCACTACCGGATTCGCCCTTCAACCTGGCGAATCTAATGTGGTGTCCATCCCAGCCGGATGGTCCGGCCGTGTATGGGGCCGGACCCTTTGCTCCACAGACTCCGTCGGAAAATTCTCATGTCTCACCGGAGACTGCGGTTCTTCCGCCGTAGAATGTGGTGGCGCCGGCGCCGTACCTCCGGCGACTCTGGCGGAATTCACCCTAAACGGCGCCGGAGGACTAGATTTCTATGACGTGAGCCTGGTTGACGGTTACAACCTCCCGATGATGGTGGTGCCTCACGGCGGCGGAAACTGTACGGCGACGGGATGCGTGGCGGATTTGAATGGTGGGTGTCCATCAGAGCTGAAGGTGAAGGCGGGAAGAGAGGAAGCGCGTAACGAGGGCGTGGCTTGCAAGAGCGCGTGTGAAGCGTTCGGTGATCCGAAGTACTGTTGCAGTGGAGATTACGCGACGCCACAGAGTTGCAAGCCCACTTCGTACTCGCAGTTCTTCAAGAGCGCGTGCCCACGCGCTTATAGCTACGCCTATGACGATGGCACCAGCACCTTCACTTGTGCTTCTGCGGATTATCTCATCACTTTCTGTCCCAAACCTCCCAAAAG TTCAATGAAGGTTGTGAATGGAAAATTTCCAACGGCAGCAGATATCTCTAGAGGCCACAAGCTCAAACATGAATCAGCCACTTACATGACAATAGCTATTACTGCAATTTTAGTTTCAATTTGGTGGAGATTCAATTAA